Proteins co-encoded in one Kribbella qitaiheensis genomic window:
- a CDS encoding ferritin-like domain-containing protein has product MTDTTADLIHGNASAVPAGVAIGALNNGFHLASAKDFNSDIEVLNYALTLEYLEAEFYRQGNKANLVTGKEKQYLMQIGADEASHVATLTATIQKLGGTPVGAPAVDYGGAFDSRKSYLTTAHIFENKGVGAYLGAAGFIKNKMILQAAAGIFGVEARHAAVVGNLLGLKAEGGVYMGSFEKGASKSNVLAAVAPFLVNPDKVVAAITY; this is encoded by the coding sequence ATGACTGACACAACTGCCGATCTCATCCACGGCAACGCCTCCGCAGTACCGGCCGGCGTCGCAATCGGGGCCCTGAACAACGGGTTCCACCTCGCCTCCGCGAAGGACTTCAACAGCGACATCGAGGTCCTGAACTACGCGCTCACGCTGGAGTACCTGGAGGCCGAGTTCTACCGCCAGGGCAACAAGGCGAACCTGGTGACGGGCAAGGAGAAGCAGTACCTGATGCAGATCGGCGCCGACGAGGCCTCGCACGTCGCGACGCTGACCGCCACGATCCAAAAGCTCGGCGGTACCCCGGTCGGCGCCCCGGCCGTCGACTACGGCGGTGCCTTCGACAGCCGCAAGAGCTACCTGACCACCGCGCACATCTTCGAGAACAAGGGCGTCGGCGCCTATCTCGGAGCGGCCGGGTTCATCAAGAACAAGATGATTCTCCAGGCCGCGGCCGGCATCTTCGGCGTCGAGGCCCGCCATGCCGCTGTGGTCGGCAACCTGCTCGGTCTCAAGGCCGAAGGGGGCGTCTACATGGGGTCCTTTGAAAAGGGCGCGTCCAAGAGCAACGTCCTGGCCGCGGTCGCACCTTTCCTGGTGAACCCCGACAAGGTCGTTGCCGCAATCACCTACTGA
- a CDS encoding ABC transporter permease, whose product MTATVLLAGVLLPLLPLLIWAFSGQWRYPAVLPQHASARGLRLLSDPRSQIPQALLTSTAIAVAVAAGACLIGFPAGRAIGLYRFRGRRLVQFLLLAPVIVPGLAVTLGLQVFFIRYGLADTLTGVVLVQLMPSVPYAATVLAGAFANYDLAYERQARALGAGPLRVMMFVTVPLLRPALLVSALFAFLISWSEYVLTLLIGGGQTTTLPLLLFAAISSSDTTAAAALALLFIAPPLLLVAAASHVLSAGTGAVIGFGRL is encoded by the coding sequence GTGACGGCGACCGTGCTACTGGCTGGAGTGCTGCTGCCGTTACTGCCGCTGCTGATCTGGGCGTTCAGCGGCCAGTGGCGTTACCCCGCCGTGCTGCCACAGCACGCCAGCGCTCGGGGCCTGCGGCTACTGTCCGATCCGCGGTCGCAAATCCCGCAGGCGCTGCTGACCTCGACGGCCATCGCGGTGGCGGTCGCGGCCGGGGCGTGCCTCATCGGTTTCCCAGCCGGCCGGGCAATCGGGCTATACCGCTTCCGGGGCCGCCGGTTGGTGCAGTTCCTGCTGCTGGCCCCGGTGATCGTCCCGGGCCTGGCCGTCACGCTCGGACTGCAGGTGTTCTTCATCCGCTACGGCCTAGCCGACACCCTCACCGGGGTGGTCCTCGTGCAACTCATGCCCAGCGTCCCCTACGCCGCCACCGTCCTGGCCGGCGCGTTCGCCAACTATGACCTCGCCTACGAGCGCCAAGCCCGCGCCCTAGGCGCCGGACCGCTGCGCGTCATGATGTTCGTGACCGTTCCGCTGCTGCGCCCAGCTCTCCTGGTCTCGGCGCTGTTCGCCTTCCTGATCTCCTGGAGTGAGTACGTACTGACCCTGCTCATCGGCGGCGGTCAGACCACCACCCTGCCGCTGCTGCTGTTCGCCGCAATCAGCTCCTCTGACACGACCGCAGCGGCCGCGTTGGCGTTGCTGTTCATCGCGCCGCCACTGCTGCTGGTCGCCGCCGCATCCCACGTGCTGTCCGCCGGCACGGGAGCGGTCATCGGGTTCGGGCGGCTATGA
- a CDS encoding ABC transporter ATP-binding protein has protein sequence MSGTHIALAGLGKRFGNTTAVDALTTDLLPGAFAALLGPSGCGKSTTLAMIAGLIDPDAGDIRFDGLSILTVAAERRPVGLVFQKPLLFPHLNVADNVAFGLRMRRLDRAATRRRVDTMLERVQLADLAHRRVGELSGGQEQRVALARALVLEPQVLLLDEPFSQLDATLRAEMRTLLRQLHDESDVTTVFVTHDQAEAVEIADTITLLIDGRLAGQGEPQLFYTRPPSLAAARFFGATNEITGCVAAGEFTSDDRTIHQPTPLPDGRAVLIIRPEALRLQATSGPGTLGGTTVAARFAGTHLVLDVALDTGRILRVHQPIDQPVRLGSPTHLRIAATEGSIFAEPGDE, from the coding sequence ATGAGCGGCACCCACATTGCCCTGGCCGGGCTCGGCAAGCGGTTCGGGAACACCACCGCCGTCGATGCGCTGACCACCGACCTGCTGCCCGGCGCGTTCGCCGCGCTGCTCGGCCCCTCAGGCTGCGGGAAAAGCACCACCCTGGCGATGATCGCCGGCCTCATCGACCCCGACGCCGGCGACATCCGCTTCGACGGTCTCAGCATCCTCACCGTCGCGGCCGAACGGCGACCGGTCGGGTTGGTGTTCCAGAAGCCGCTGCTGTTCCCGCACCTGAACGTCGCGGACAACGTCGCGTTCGGGCTAAGGATGCGACGCCTGGATCGCGCCGCGACGCGGCGACGGGTCGACACCATGCTGGAGCGGGTCCAACTGGCCGACCTTGCCCACCGCCGGGTCGGGGAACTGTCCGGCGGGCAAGAACAGCGGGTGGCACTCGCCCGGGCCCTGGTCCTGGAACCTCAGGTCCTGCTGCTCGACGAGCCGTTCTCCCAACTCGACGCGACGCTGCGCGCGGAGATGCGGACACTGCTGCGTCAACTGCACGACGAATCGGACGTCACGACCGTGTTCGTGACCCACGACCAGGCCGAAGCAGTCGAAATCGCAGACACCATCACGCTGCTGATCGACGGGCGCCTCGCCGGCCAGGGTGAACCGCAACTGTTCTACACCCGGCCCCCGTCCCTGGCCGCCGCCCGGTTCTTCGGCGCCACGAACGAAATCACTGGATGCGTCGCAGCTGGGGAGTTCACCAGCGATGACCGGACCATTCACCAGCCGACCCCGCTACCAGACGGGCGTGCAGTCCTGATCATCCGCCCCGAAGCCCTGCGCCTGCAGGCTACTTCCGGCCCCGGCACTCTGGGCGGCACCACGGTCGCGGCCAGGTTCGCGGGCACCCACCTCGTCCTCGACGTCGCCCTGGACACCGGCCGCATCCTTCGGGTGCACCAGCCCATCGATCAGCCGGTAAGACTGGGAAGCCCCACCCACCTGAGAATCGCAGCGACCGAGGGCAGCATCTTCGCCGAGCCCGGCGATGAGTAG
- a CDS encoding ABC transporter permease: MTILADAAADAGPPTSPPAQRRGRLPGCVRIGLLLTPALTVVGVFFAGGVAQAIAQSFGYQPSLPGARISTDAYTALWSDPAVRASLLLTGRVAVVSTVLSAVLGVAAALTLRRLGRSRAWVTGVFQANLAVPHLVGALCMLLLLSQGGLLSRLTHAVGLTASPTAFPAVTNDRFGWSIIAEYVWKETPFLTVIVLATLSRGLQDLETAARSLGASRSQRLRHVTLPILTPALAAGSVLVFAFAAGSYEVPYLLGRPYPATLPVVALQYYNATDLTSRPEAMAVAVLITVTSSAIVAAYLTILARLSRRAL; encoded by the coding sequence ATGACGATCCTCGCCGACGCAGCCGCCGATGCTGGGCCCCCGACGTCACCACCCGCCCAACGTCGGGGGCGGCTCCCCGGCTGCGTCCGGATCGGGCTGCTGCTGACCCCCGCCCTGACTGTCGTCGGTGTGTTCTTCGCCGGCGGAGTCGCCCAGGCCATCGCGCAGAGCTTCGGCTATCAGCCCTCCCTGCCCGGTGCCCGGATTTCCACCGACGCCTACACCGCGCTGTGGTCCGACCCTGCCGTGCGAGCCTCGCTGCTGCTCACCGGCCGCGTCGCGGTCGTCTCCACCGTGCTGTCCGCGGTCTTAGGTGTGGCGGCAGCGCTGACGCTCCGCAGGCTGGGCCGTTCCCGGGCGTGGGTGACAGGCGTGTTCCAAGCCAACCTGGCAGTCCCGCATCTGGTCGGTGCGCTGTGCATGCTGTTGCTGCTGTCTCAGGGCGGGCTGCTGTCGCGCCTCACCCACGCGGTGGGGCTCACCGCCTCCCCAACGGCGTTCCCCGCGGTCACCAACGACCGTTTCGGCTGGTCGATCATCGCCGAATACGTGTGGAAGGAGACGCCGTTCCTGACCGTCATCGTCTTGGCGACCCTGAGCCGTGGGCTGCAGGATCTGGAGACAGCCGCGCGCAGCCTCGGCGCCAGCCGGTCCCAGCGGCTGCGGCACGTCACCCTGCCGATCCTCACCCCGGCCCTTGCGGCCGGGTCGGTCCTGGTGTTCGCCTTCGCGGCCGGCTCCTACGAGGTGCCCTACCTGCTCGGGCGTCCCTACCCGGCGACCCTGCCGGTCGTCGCACTGCAGTACTACAACGCCACAGATCTCACCTCACGGCCGGAGGCGATGGCGGTCGCCGTCCTGATCACCGTCACCTCCAGCGCCATCGTCGCCGCCTACCTGACGATCCTGGCCCGCCTATCCAGGCGAGCGCTATGA
- the istB gene encoding IS21-like element helper ATPase IstB, which produces MSPATKTAPAATPTTTVTALSDPAAEAAIHAACRLLALPTIRAEAIAMAEASAKQRLTHKAFLAEILTAECDERDARRRIRRVNEAKFPRTKRLTEFDHTVLPDLPAPTLAHLAGGGWIDAGQPLVLLGDSGTGKTHLLIALGTAAAEQGRRVRYVTTAALVNELVEASDDKQLSRVVGRYARLDLLCLDEIGYVRLDPRGAELLFQIITAREERASIACASNAPFSEWGATFTDPRLAAAVVDRLTFNAHIIQTGTKSYRLNTTRQTRSRTATN; this is translated from the coding sequence ATGAGCCCCGCCACGAAAACCGCGCCAGCCGCCACCCCGACGACCACGGTGACCGCCCTGTCTGACCCCGCCGCCGAGGCCGCGATCCACGCCGCTTGCCGACTACTCGCACTGCCCACCATCCGCGCCGAAGCCATCGCGATGGCCGAGGCCTCAGCCAAGCAACGCCTTACCCACAAGGCATTCCTGGCCGAAATCCTCACCGCGGAATGCGACGAACGCGACGCCCGCCGCCGGATCCGGCGAGTCAACGAGGCCAAGTTCCCCCGCACCAAACGCCTCACCGAGTTCGACCACACCGTGCTGCCCGACCTACCGGCACCGACGCTGGCACACCTGGCCGGCGGCGGCTGGATCGACGCCGGACAACCACTGGTCCTGCTCGGCGACTCCGGCACCGGGAAAACACACCTGCTCATCGCACTCGGCACCGCAGCAGCCGAGCAAGGACGCCGGGTCCGCTACGTGACCACCGCCGCCTTGGTCAACGAGCTCGTCGAAGCCTCAGACGACAAACAGCTGTCCCGCGTCGTGGGCCGCTACGCCCGACTCGACCTGCTCTGCCTCGACGAGATCGGCTACGTCCGCCTCGACCCACGCGGCGCGGAACTGCTCTTCCAGATCATCACCGCCCGCGAAGAACGAGCATCCATCGCCTGCGCATCCAACGCCCCATTCTCCGAATGGGGCGCCACCTTCACCGACCCCCGCCTCGCCGCCGCAGTCGTGGACAGACTCACCTTCAACGCACACATCATCCAGACCGGCACCAAGTCCTACAGACTCAACACCACCCGGCAAACCCGCAGCCGAACCGCCACCAACTAA
- a CDS encoding ABC transporter substrate-binding protein: MTRPAIARPTRPTHRPAPRAGRRTRLAAVLGAGLLAVTACGSTKATSAAGAVDASDWSSVLAQAKGQTVNWYMYGGDDVLNTFVTGYVADQLEQVGVGLKQIKITDTVDAVNAVIGARQAGQNSGGSVDAIWINGENFATGVQSKLWNCGWPGDLPNSKYVDFTNPGVANDFGVPVNGCEAAWQQANSALVYDSSKLSTADIASVSSLIAWATAHPGHFTYPALPDFTGSMAVRTILYDTIGGPASLSGPFEQAKYAPAATKLWTRLNALAPSLWRGGATYPQSQAAVEKLYSDGEISAFLTYGPGAVGAQVSKGLFPASTRETVPAPGNIANVSFLAIPYNAAHTAGALVLANVLQDPQTQLALYKAEGIYPGIDLAKTDAATQAQFAAVPISRSVLPLAALTRHAQPELASGYVSRLEHDWKTQVLQRSR; the protein is encoded by the coding sequence ATGACCCGCCCCGCGATAGCCCGACCGACCCGCCCGACTCACCGACCGGCGCCCAGAGCAGGCCGCCGGACACGGCTGGCGGCGGTGCTGGGCGCCGGGCTGCTGGCGGTGACGGCGTGCGGCAGCACCAAAGCCACCTCCGCGGCCGGTGCCGTTGACGCCTCCGACTGGTCCTCGGTGCTGGCCCAGGCCAAAGGGCAGACCGTGAACTGGTACATGTACGGCGGCGACGACGTGCTGAACACCTTCGTCACCGGCTACGTCGCCGACCAGCTCGAACAGGTCGGCGTCGGGCTGAAACAGATCAAGATCACCGACACCGTGGACGCGGTGAACGCAGTGATCGGCGCGAGGCAGGCCGGTCAGAACAGCGGCGGATCGGTGGACGCGATCTGGATCAACGGCGAGAACTTCGCGACCGGTGTGCAGTCGAAACTATGGAACTGCGGCTGGCCTGGCGACCTGCCGAACTCCAAATACGTCGACTTCACCAACCCCGGCGTCGCCAACGATTTCGGGGTGCCCGTCAACGGCTGCGAAGCCGCCTGGCAGCAGGCCAACTCAGCCCTCGTCTATGACAGCTCCAAGCTCAGCACCGCCGACATCGCCTCGGTATCCTCACTGATCGCCTGGGCCACCGCCCACCCAGGGCACTTCACCTACCCGGCGCTGCCCGACTTCACCGGATCGATGGCAGTGCGCACGATCCTTTATGACACCATCGGCGGCCCCGCGTCGCTCTCGGGTCCCTTCGAACAGGCCAAGTACGCCCCCGCCGCCACGAAGCTGTGGACCCGGCTCAACGCGCTGGCCCCGTCGCTGTGGCGGGGCGGGGCCACCTACCCCCAGTCCCAAGCCGCCGTCGAAAAGCTCTACAGCGACGGCGAAATCAGTGCCTTCCTCACCTACGGCCCCGGCGCAGTCGGCGCCCAAGTCAGCAAAGGCCTGTTCCCGGCCAGCACCCGCGAGACGGTCCCCGCGCCAGGCAATATCGCCAACGTAAGTTTCCTGGCCATCCCCTACAACGCGGCACACACCGCTGGCGCTCTGGTACTGGCCAACGTGCTCCAGGATCCGCAGACCCAGCTCGCCCTCTACAAGGCTGAAGGGATCTATCCCGGCATTGACCTGGCCAAAACCGACGCGGCGACCCAGGCGCAGTTCGCGGCCGTCCCGATCAGCCGGTCAGTGCTGCCGCTGGCTGCCTTGACCCGCCACGCCCAACCAGAACTGGCCAGCGGGTACGTGTCCCGTCTCGAGCACGACTGGAAAACGCAGGTCCTGCAAAGATCACGATAA
- a CDS encoding molybdopterin-dependent oxidoreductase, translating into MTGNSPPSDEPGRVPAGPDVIEPATGQQSGDVDVEGPRYGFPAGLWRALETHRPPGLGRTRAWRSPLRGPWLTSVFAAVLLVCLPVIIVSGLLSYIAYGPQFGQALPGNVGWLHLPIFDWPTSPSWLYRLNQGLHVGLGLVLIPIVLAKLWSVVPKLFSWPPARSVAQVLERVSLLLLVGGILFEIATGVLNIQYDYIFGFSFYAAHYYGAWVFIGAFAVHLGLKLPLMLRSLRSQSLRTVLRTSRAATRPEPLDPGGLVATDPAPATVSRRGALGLVGGGALLIAALTAGQTLGGITRHAALLLPRGRSNGTGPTDFPINRTATAAGIKPADTGQGWRLSLTGGPRPVTLDRAALLAMQQHTASLPIACVEGWSTTQTWSGVRLRDLAALAGIPVPHSAQVKSLEQGGPFGQAILQSNQILDPDALLALQVNGADLSADHGFPGRVIVPALPGVHNTKWVHSIDFRSKGHA; encoded by the coding sequence TTGACAGGCAACAGTCCACCGTCTGATGAGCCCGGCCGCGTACCGGCCGGACCAGATGTCATCGAGCCCGCAACTGGGCAGCAATCCGGCGACGTCGATGTGGAAGGACCCAGGTACGGATTCCCTGCTGGACTGTGGCGCGCCTTGGAGACGCACCGTCCGCCGGGCCTGGGCAGAACACGGGCCTGGCGGAGTCCGCTGCGGGGACCATGGCTGACATCGGTCTTCGCGGCAGTACTGCTGGTGTGCCTGCCGGTGATTATTGTCAGCGGCCTGCTTTCCTACATCGCCTACGGCCCCCAGTTCGGGCAGGCGCTCCCGGGCAACGTCGGCTGGCTGCACCTGCCGATCTTCGACTGGCCTACCAGCCCATCGTGGCTCTACCGGCTCAACCAGGGCCTCCACGTGGGGCTCGGGCTGGTACTGATCCCGATCGTGCTGGCCAAACTGTGGTCGGTGGTACCGAAACTGTTCAGCTGGCCACCGGCCCGCTCAGTAGCTCAGGTCCTGGAACGGGTCTCGCTGCTGTTGCTGGTCGGCGGCATCCTGTTCGAGATCGCCACCGGTGTCCTTAACATCCAATACGACTACATCTTCGGGTTCAGCTTCTACGCCGCCCACTATTACGGCGCCTGGGTGTTCATCGGTGCATTCGCCGTCCACCTGGGCCTCAAACTACCCCTGATGCTGCGCTCCCTGCGCTCCCAATCGCTGCGGACCGTCCTGCGCACCTCACGGGCCGCGACCCGACCCGAGCCGCTCGACCCCGGTGGCCTGGTCGCCACCGACCCGGCCCCAGCCACCGTCAGCCGCCGCGGCGCACTGGGACTGGTCGGCGGCGGGGCACTGCTGATCGCCGCCCTCACCGCCGGCCAGACCCTCGGCGGTATCACCCGCCACGCTGCCCTGCTACTGCCGCGCGGCCGCTCCAACGGCACCGGGCCCACCGATTTCCCGATCAACCGCACCGCGACCGCCGCCGGCATCAAACCCGCCGACACCGGCCAAGGTTGGCGGTTGTCCCTCACCGGTGGCCCACGGCCGGTCACACTGGACCGTGCGGCGCTACTGGCGATGCAACAGCACACCGCAAGCCTGCCGATCGCGTGCGTCGAGGGCTGGTCCACCACCCAGACCTGGAGCGGTGTGCGGCTGCGTGATCTCGCCGCACTCGCCGGCATCCCCGTGCCCCACTCGGCGCAGGTGAAATCACTGGAACAAGGCGGCCCGTTCGGGCAGGCGATCCTGCAGTCGAACCAGATCCTCGACCCCGACGCGCTGCTCGCCTTACAAGTCAACGGGGCCGATCTGTCCGCCGATCACGGCTTCCCTGGCCGCGTTATCGTCCCCGCCCTGCCGGGCGTGCACAACACCAAATGGGTCCACTCGATCGACTTCCGGAGCAAAGGCCATGCGTAA
- the istA gene encoding IS21 family transposase produces MKERSRVEQFERIRRERRDEGLSIRALAQRHQVHRRTVRLALGDAVPPTRKSPERVAPVLGPHLATIGGWLTADLDAPKKQRHTARRVWQRLMEEEGVVVAESSVRGLVAQLKTEIGGDRAQVMVPQTHGPAEEAEVDFGEFTAVIAGVVMKVFMFCLRLSHSGKAVHVAYANQTQESFLDGHVRAFEALGGVPTGMIRYDNLRPAVIRVALGRERFEHPRFIAMRSHYGYDSFFCAPGLEGAHEKGGVEGEIGRFRRRHLTPVPHVASLAALNQALAAADARDDARRIGARAETVGAAAARELVLLNPLPSETFDVSAPLSCRVDAKARVCVRQSYYSVPARFAGRRLEVRLGATAVIVLDAGKVIAEHTRSLHKGSEDLVLDHYLEVLTRKPGAMSGSTALVTARASGAFTAVHQRFWDAARKQHGDGPGTRALIGVLLLHRTMTATVVSAGIEGALVLGNFDPDLVAVTARSAMTSAGATSPPVPVPPTASHAATTQRPTPSLADYDQLLQKETA; encoded by the coding sequence TTGAAGGAGAGATCGAGAGTGGAGCAGTTCGAACGTATCCGACGCGAGCGTCGAGATGAAGGTTTGTCGATCCGGGCACTGGCGCAGCGCCACCAGGTCCATCGGCGCACGGTGCGTCTGGCGTTGGGTGATGCGGTGCCTCCGACGCGGAAATCTCCAGAGCGTGTGGCGCCGGTGCTGGGCCCGCATCTGGCCACGATCGGTGGCTGGCTGACCGCGGACCTGGACGCCCCGAAGAAGCAGCGGCATACCGCTCGCCGGGTCTGGCAGCGGCTGATGGAGGAAGAGGGTGTCGTGGTGGCCGAGTCCAGCGTGCGGGGGTTGGTCGCCCAGCTGAAGACCGAGATCGGTGGGGACCGGGCGCAGGTGATGGTGCCCCAGACTCATGGACCGGCCGAGGAGGCCGAGGTCGACTTCGGGGAGTTCACTGCGGTGATCGCTGGGGTGGTGATGAAGGTGTTCATGTTTTGCCTGCGGCTGTCGCATTCGGGCAAAGCGGTCCATGTTGCCTATGCCAATCAGACCCAGGAATCGTTCCTGGATGGGCATGTGCGTGCGTTCGAGGCGCTGGGTGGGGTACCGACCGGGATGATCCGTTACGACAACCTCAGGCCCGCGGTGATCCGGGTCGCGCTGGGCCGGGAACGGTTCGAGCATCCACGGTTCATCGCGATGCGCTCCCACTACGGCTATGACTCGTTCTTCTGCGCGCCAGGCTTAGAGGGTGCTCATGAGAAGGGCGGTGTCGAGGGCGAGATCGGCCGGTTCCGCCGACGGCACCTCACTCCTGTCCCGCACGTGGCATCGTTGGCCGCGCTGAACCAGGCCCTGGCCGCCGCCGATGCCCGCGACGACGCGCGCCGCATCGGTGCCCGCGCCGAGACCGTGGGAGCGGCCGCGGCCCGTGAACTGGTCTTGCTGAACCCGCTGCCGAGTGAAACCTTCGATGTCTCGGCCCCGCTGTCATGCCGGGTCGACGCCAAAGCACGGGTCTGTGTCCGCCAGTCGTACTACTCGGTCCCGGCCCGGTTCGCTGGTCGCCGGCTCGAGGTTCGTCTCGGCGCCACCGCGGTGATCGTGCTCGACGCAGGCAAGGTGATCGCTGAACATACCCGGTCGCTGCACAAGGGCAGCGAGGATCTCGTTCTGGACCACTATCTGGAAGTCCTCACCCGCAAACCCGGCGCCATGTCCGGGTCCACCGCCTTGGTCACCGCGCGAGCATCCGGGGCGTTCACGGCGGTTCATCAACGGTTCTGGGACGCCGCCCGCAAGCAACACGGCGACGGGCCCGGCACCCGCGCCCTGATCGGGGTGCTGTTGCTCCACCGCACCATGACCGCGACCGTGGTGAGTGCGGGCATCGAAGGCGCGCTGGTGCTCGGAAACTTCGATCCCGACCTGGTCGCGGTCACCGCACGCAGCGCGATGACCTCAGCCGGCGCGACCTCCCCGCCGGTCCCGGTTCCACCCACCGCGTCCCACGCTGCGACGACCCAACGGCCGACGCCATCACTGGCCGACTACGACCAACTACTCCAGAAAGAAACCGCATGA